The Gemmata palustris genome includes a region encoding these proteins:
- a CDS encoding FmdB family zinc ribbon protein yields MPLYVYEVVLADGAGGEQFEVFQKMSDGTLTTHPETGEPVRRVFTEANAPRAWTDTQGKAAVSDKNLASKGFTKYVKTDKGTYEKAAGAGPKKIQRK; encoded by the coding sequence ATGCCGTTGTACGTGTACGAAGTGGTGCTCGCGGACGGGGCCGGGGGCGAGCAGTTCGAGGTGTTCCAGAAGATGTCCGACGGCACACTCACGACGCACCCGGAGACCGGTGAGCCGGTGCGCCGGGTGTTCACCGAGGCCAACGCGCCGCGGGCCTGGACCGATACGCAGGGCAAGGCCGCGGTCAGCGACAAGAACCTCGCGTCGAAGGGGTTCACCAAGTACGTGAAGACCGACAAGGGCACCTACGAGAAGGCCGCCGGCGCCGGGCCGAAGAAGATTCAGCGCAAGTGA
- a CDS encoding MFS transporter, whose protein sequence is MTTDPQLPTGGTLFGRRPYVLFLTGRFFSTLATGSQAVTIAWEVYEIARRTMDVEEAAFAVGMIGLAQFLPLICLTLVAGEAADRHNRRLILVLCYVTQLLTSVGLAFRSEFGTGLWPIFVLSALFGSARAFFHPAASALGPMLVPIHLLPRAIATNSLVAQLGSILGPALGGLLCAISPVLGYSVSAGLYVGSTLCCLLIRADARPPFEHGRSRVAQIREGLGYVWHNKLVLGAISLDLFAVLLGGATGLLPVFARDVLHVGPEGFGILRSSPAIGALIVAGCLALRPIRSGAGWKMLLAVALFGVMTLVFAYSRSFWLSVLALAVLGGADMVSVFTRQSLVQIATPDRMRGRVSAVSTLFIGASNELGEFESGVVARFLGPVGAVAFGGVGSLVVTGIWTWLFPTLRKADRLT, encoded by the coding sequence ATGACCACTGATCCACAACTGCCGACCGGCGGTACGCTGTTCGGGCGCCGGCCCTACGTACTCTTTCTGACTGGTCGATTCTTCAGCACCCTGGCGACCGGCTCTCAGGCGGTCACGATCGCGTGGGAAGTGTACGAAATCGCCCGCCGGACGATGGACGTCGAGGAGGCCGCGTTCGCGGTGGGGATGATCGGGCTGGCTCAATTCCTTCCCCTCATCTGCTTGACGCTCGTGGCCGGGGAAGCGGCCGACCGGCACAACCGCCGGCTCATTCTCGTCCTGTGTTACGTGACTCAGTTGCTCACGTCCGTGGGGCTCGCGTTCCGATCGGAATTCGGAACCGGGTTGTGGCCGATCTTCGTTCTGTCGGCCCTGTTCGGTAGCGCGCGGGCCTTCTTTCATCCGGCCGCCAGCGCACTCGGGCCGATGCTGGTGCCGATCCATCTACTACCCCGTGCGATTGCGACGAACTCCCTGGTGGCACAACTGGGGAGTATTCTCGGCCCGGCCCTCGGCGGGCTGTTGTGCGCGATCTCTCCGGTTCTCGGGTACTCCGTGAGCGCCGGGCTCTACGTGGGATCGACCCTTTGTTGCTTGCTGATCCGTGCCGACGCCCGGCCGCCGTTCGAGCACGGCCGCTCGCGAGTGGCACAGATTCGGGAAGGGCTCGGGTACGTGTGGCACAACAAACTGGTTCTGGGCGCGATCTCTCTGGACTTGTTTGCCGTGCTGCTCGGGGGTGCCACCGGATTGCTTCCCGTGTTCGCCCGCGATGTGTTGCACGTTGGCCCGGAAGGGTTCGGGATTCTGCGTTCGTCTCCGGCTATTGGCGCGCTGATCGTGGCCGGGTGCCTGGCTCTGCGCCCGATTCGTAGCGGCGCCGGGTGGAAAATGCTCCTCGCGGTCGCGTTGTTCGGGGTGATGACGCTGGTGTTCGCGTACTCGCGGTCGTTCTGGCTCTCCGTTCTGGCCCTTGCGGTGCTGGGTGGGGCCGACATGGTGTCGGTGTTCACGCGGCAGAGTCTCGTGCAGATCGCGACACCGGACCGGATGCGCGGCCGGGTCTCGGCCGTCTCGACGCTGTTCATCGGGGCATCGAACGAACTAGGCGAGTTCGAGAGCGGGGTCGTTGCCCGGTTCCTCGGTCCGGTCGGCGCGGTCGCTTTCGGCGGGGTCGGGTCGCTGGTCGTCACGGGCATCTGGACGTGGTTGTTCCCCACATTGCGGAAAGCGGACCGGCTCACGTAA
- the pgm gene encoding phosphoglucomutase (alpha-D-glucose-1,6-bisphosphate-dependent) → MPISPLAGKPVPKELLTNVAALEREYYAHKPDPGDPNQRVAFGTSGHRGTPGNNTFTEAHILAISQAICDYRTAHGITGPLFMGKDTHALSAAAQRTALEVLAANRAETVIQQHDGVTPTPVISRAILVHNRGRTTGLADGIVITPSHNPPEDGGFKYNPTNGGPADTDVTKWVQDRANELLRGNNAGVKRVPPLSALTATTTRQDDFVRPYVDDLRNVIDMDAIRGAKLKLGVDPLGGAASGYWAVINETYGLNIEVTNPVIDPTFSFMTADHDGKIRMDCSSPYAMARLVELKDRFRVAFANDPDSDRHGIVTPSAGLMNPNHYLAVAIRYLLTHRPGWRADAAIGKTLVSSGLIDRVVHSLGRKLLEVPVGFKWFAPGLFDGSVGFGGEESAGASFLRKDGTVWSTDKDGPIMCLLAAEITAVTGKDPGEHFAEIAAEFGMPSYTRIDAPATPEQKAKLAKLAPENVTAVELAGDSITAKLTRAPGNDAAIGGLKVVSAGGWFAARPSGTENVYKVYAESFRSAEHLDRIVSEAQQIVAEALK, encoded by the coding sequence ATGCCGATCTCGCCGCTCGCCGGGAAGCCGGTCCCGAAAGAACTGCTCACCAACGTCGCCGCGCTGGAGCGAGAGTATTACGCCCACAAACCCGACCCGGGCGATCCCAACCAGCGGGTCGCGTTCGGCACGAGCGGGCACCGCGGCACGCCGGGCAACAACACGTTCACCGAAGCCCACATTCTCGCGATCTCGCAAGCCATCTGCGATTACCGCACGGCCCACGGGATCACCGGCCCACTGTTCATGGGCAAGGACACGCACGCGCTCTCCGCCGCGGCCCAGCGCACGGCCCTGGAGGTGCTCGCGGCCAACCGTGCCGAAACCGTCATTCAACAGCACGACGGCGTGACGCCGACGCCGGTGATCTCGCGGGCGATCCTCGTTCACAACCGCGGGCGCACAACGGGCCTCGCCGACGGGATCGTGATTACGCCGTCGCACAACCCGCCCGAGGACGGCGGGTTCAAGTACAACCCGACCAACGGCGGACCGGCCGATACCGACGTCACGAAGTGGGTCCAGGACCGCGCGAACGAGCTCCTGCGCGGGAACAACGCGGGCGTGAAGCGCGTTCCGCCGCTGTCGGCCCTCACCGCAACGACCACGCGCCAGGACGACTTCGTCCGCCCGTATGTGGACGACCTCCGAAACGTGATCGACATGGACGCGATTCGCGGGGCCAAGTTGAAGCTCGGCGTGGACCCACTCGGCGGAGCGGCCAGCGGGTACTGGGCGGTCATCAACGAAACTTACGGGCTGAACATCGAAGTCACGAACCCGGTGATCGACCCGACCTTCTCGTTCATGACCGCGGACCACGACGGGAAGATCCGCATGGACTGCTCCAGTCCCTACGCGATGGCCCGGCTCGTCGAACTGAAGGACCGGTTCCGCGTCGCGTTCGCCAACGACCCGGACTCCGACCGACACGGGATCGTCACGCCGTCCGCGGGGCTGATGAACCCGAACCATTACCTCGCGGTCGCGATCCGGTACCTGCTCACCCACCGACCCGGCTGGCGCGCGGATGCCGCGATCGGGAAGACGCTCGTCAGCAGCGGGTTGATCGACCGCGTGGTCCATTCGCTGGGCCGAAAGTTGTTGGAAGTGCCGGTCGGGTTCAAGTGGTTCGCGCCGGGGCTGTTCGATGGGTCCGTCGGATTCGGCGGCGAGGAAAGCGCGGGCGCCAGCTTCCTTCGGAAAGACGGCACCGTGTGGTCCACCGACAAGGACGGGCCGATTATGTGTTTACTCGCGGCCGAAATCACGGCCGTGACCGGGAAAGACCCGGGCGAGCACTTCGCGGAGATCGCGGCCGAGTTCGGGATGCCGAGCTACACCCGCATTGATGCCCCTGCCACACCGGAACAGAAGGCGAAACTCGCGAAACTCGCGCCCGAGAACGTGACCGCGGTGGAGCTGGCCGGCGATTCGATCACCGCAAAGTTGACCCGTGCCCCCGGAAACGATGCGGCAATCGGCGGGCTCAAAGTGGTGTCCGCGGGCGGCTGGTTCGCGGCCCGTCCGTCGGGCACCGAGAACGTCTACAAGGTGTACGCCGAGAGCTTCCGCAGCGCCGAACACCTCGACCGAATTGTCAGCGAAGCTCAGCAGATCGTCGCCGAGGCGCTCAAGTAG
- a CDS encoding tetratricopeptide repeat protein, with protein sequence MRTFFVTLSVLLLTGTVWGQKAEYPALKQRLQRGNFAEALAGYDELAKNEKVPVAFIGQAACYRAQGENVKALDALDAGLKAAPDNPDLLGHRADLLFALGKWDDATKDVEAAIKKDAKHFLARWVRARVLRDKGDLSAADTEMRWFVKAYTDAATSEKEITDPEKLLIVAQAGIENATTHNKPDQFKFILTEVLRDALKCDADCWQAEYLSGRLFLDKHNRADAANAFDAALKINPKAAEALVGKGLIALERMDFADAERQADNALKVNPKHPGALRLKADVRFAEADPTSAEKLLLAAKAIGPRDEPTLARLAALRHLAGDKVGYATAGKEVEVFDAKPAQFYLELGTIFTETRQFVIAAECFEKASELRPALPGPKAGLGLLLYMQGREPEARAALKAAMKADPFNVKADNALTVLDELAEYATTETPHFVIRFDKKNDKVMAAFLADVLEETFAELANQYSFTPPGKILVEVFARRQMFSGRIAMLPGLPGAVQGACTGPLIALPSPRADGGARAYNWAIVVRHELTHAFNLLQTAHRAPVWLTEGLAVRAEHTKRFGQVALVLRDRLAAGTAFDLDTISRAYKRFNQPADVMLAYYQGLLYVEYIVKTHGEEGVAKVLNAYKTTSDTAAALKSALGTEKTDFEAGYRKYLADVVKSATPRRPDKPMTFAELEAAHKAKPDDPDLAARLAGEYLRRDKSADAKKLVEAVRAKEKGHPGASIVAARLLRRAKDDAGARAALEEAADENPEDGRVLLELGKLLFELKDFDKAAKTFENGLKFAPGEAEWLEQLARVYDVGKKPDQLALVLSDLIVANPDDIALHIRLAKLHVNANRPLFAERIALRALHIDVMNGDAKELLIAALAAQKKDKEIEALRKRYE encoded by the coding sequence ATGCGCACATTTTTCGTCACGCTCTCCGTGCTGTTGCTCACCGGAACTGTTTGGGGCCAAAAGGCCGAGTATCCCGCGCTGAAGCAGCGGCTCCAGCGCGGCAACTTCGCGGAGGCGCTCGCGGGGTACGACGAACTCGCGAAGAACGAGAAGGTGCCGGTCGCGTTCATCGGTCAGGCCGCGTGCTACCGCGCGCAGGGCGAGAACGTGAAGGCACTCGATGCGCTCGACGCCGGACTGAAGGCCGCGCCCGACAATCCCGACCTGCTCGGCCATCGGGCGGATCTACTCTTCGCGCTTGGTAAATGGGACGACGCGACGAAGGACGTCGAAGCCGCCATCAAGAAAGACGCCAAGCACTTTCTCGCGCGGTGGGTACGCGCCCGGGTGTTGCGTGATAAGGGCGATTTATCGGCTGCGGACACCGAAATGCGGTGGTTCGTGAAGGCGTACACCGATGCCGCGACGAGCGAGAAAGAGATCACCGACCCGGAGAAGTTGCTCATCGTCGCGCAGGCGGGCATCGAGAACGCGACTACGCACAACAAACCGGATCAGTTCAAGTTCATCCTCACGGAAGTTCTGCGCGACGCGCTCAAGTGCGATGCGGATTGTTGGCAGGCCGAGTACCTCAGCGGTCGGCTCTTTTTGGACAAGCACAACCGCGCGGACGCGGCTAATGCGTTCGATGCCGCACTCAAGATCAACCCGAAGGCCGCGGAAGCGCTGGTCGGGAAGGGGCTCATCGCGCTGGAGCGGATGGACTTCGCCGACGCCGAGCGCCAGGCGGATAACGCGCTGAAGGTGAACCCCAAGCACCCCGGCGCGCTGCGGTTGAAGGCCGACGTGCGTTTCGCGGAAGCCGACCCCACGAGCGCGGAGAAACTCCTTCTCGCGGCGAAGGCGATCGGCCCGCGGGACGAACCGACGCTCGCGCGCCTCGCGGCACTGCGCCACTTGGCCGGCGATAAAGTCGGGTACGCGACGGCGGGTAAAGAGGTCGAAGTGTTTGATGCCAAGCCCGCGCAATTCTACTTGGAACTTGGCACGATCTTCACCGAAACACGCCAGTTCGTGATCGCCGCGGAGTGTTTTGAGAAAGCGAGTGAGTTGCGCCCCGCACTGCCCGGCCCGAAAGCCGGGTTGGGGCTGCTCCTTTACATGCAGGGGCGCGAGCCGGAAGCGCGGGCCGCACTCAAGGCCGCGATGAAGGCCGATCCGTTCAACGTGAAGGCCGACAACGCGCTCACCGTACTCGACGAACTCGCCGAATATGCCACGACGGAAACGCCGCACTTCGTGATCCGCTTCGACAAGAAGAACGATAAGGTGATGGCCGCGTTCCTGGCGGACGTGCTGGAAGAGACGTTCGCGGAACTCGCGAACCAGTACAGCTTCACGCCCCCGGGAAAGATACTCGTGGAAGTGTTCGCCCGGCGGCAAATGTTCAGCGGGCGCATCGCGATGTTGCCGGGGCTTCCGGGTGCCGTTCAGGGGGCGTGTACGGGGCCGCTCATCGCGCTGCCTTCGCCCCGGGCCGATGGCGGCGCGCGGGCGTACAACTGGGCCATCGTCGTTCGGCACGAACTCACGCACGCATTTAATCTGCTCCAGACGGCGCACCGCGCGCCCGTTTGGTTAACGGAGGGTTTGGCCGTGCGCGCGGAACACACCAAGCGCTTCGGTCAGGTCGCACTCGTGCTCCGCGACCGGCTCGCCGCGGGGACCGCGTTCGACCTCGATACCATTTCACGCGCGTACAAGCGGTTCAACCAGCCGGCCGACGTGATGCTCGCGTACTACCAGGGGCTCCTGTACGTCGAGTACATCGTGAAAACGCACGGTGAGGAAGGGGTTGCGAAGGTGCTGAACGCTTACAAGACGACGAGCGATACCGCAGCGGCACTGAAATCCGCACTCGGGACGGAGAAGACGGATTTTGAAGCGGGCTATCGCAAGTACCTCGCGGACGTGGTGAAGTCCGCGACCCCACGGCGCCCCGACAAGCCGATGACCTTCGCCGAACTCGAGGCCGCACACAAGGCGAAGCCGGATGACCCAGACCTGGCCGCGCGGCTCGCGGGAGAATACCTCCGGCGCGACAAATCCGCAGACGCGAAGAAGCTGGTGGAGGCTGTGCGAGCGAAGGAGAAGGGGCACCCAGGGGCGTCGATCGTGGCCGCTCGGTTGCTCCGGCGCGCGAAGGACGATGCCGGCGCACGGGCCGCGCTAGAAGAAGCCGCGGACGAAAACCCCGAGGACGGGCGCGTGCTGCTCGAACTCGGCAAGCTCTTGTTCGAGTTGAAGGATTTCGACAAGGCTGCAAAAACATTCGAGAACGGGCTCAAGTTCGCCCCGGGCGAAGCCGAATGGCTCGAACAACTCGCGCGCGTTTACGACGTGGGGAAGAAACCCGACCAACTCGCCCTCGTGCTTTCAGACCTCATCGTCGCGAACCCGGACGACATCGCGCTCCACATTCGGCTCGCGAAGCTGCACGTGAATGCCAACCGCCCGCTGTTCGCCGAGCGCATCGCGCTCCGGGCGCTCCACATTGATGTGATGAACGGCGACGCGAAAGAGCTGCTCATTGCCGCGCTCGCCGCGCAGAAGAAAGACAAAGAAATCGAAGCCCTCCGCAAGCGCTACGAGTGA
- the msrB gene encoding peptide-methionine (R)-S-oxide reductase MsrB codes for MKTQLLVLIFLCFVAVLVAWAFVSRGVMAPAPLPEREGKPVGGAKVVKTDAEWRAQLSPEQYRVTRERDTERACTGAFWNTKDDGVYACVCCGQPLFDSLTKFDSGTGWPSFKEPVAEDNVSTKTDRGHFMTRTEVLCSRCDAHLGHVFPDGPPPHGLRFCLNSAALKLVPRFAIDERR; via the coding sequence ATGAAAACTCAACTGCTCGTTCTCATCTTTCTCTGCTTCGTTGCGGTTCTCGTGGCCTGGGCCTTTGTGTCGCGCGGGGTGATGGCCCCGGCCCCGCTGCCCGAGCGCGAGGGCAAACCCGTTGGCGGTGCGAAGGTCGTGAAAACGGACGCGGAATGGCGCGCCCAGCTTTCGCCAGAACAGTACCGCGTCACCCGTGAACGCGACACCGAGCGCGCGTGTACGGGCGCGTTCTGGAACACGAAAGACGACGGCGTGTACGCCTGCGTGTGCTGCGGGCAACCGCTGTTCGATTCGCTCACGAAGTTCGATAGCGGGACCGGTTGGCCGAGCTTCAAGGAGCCGGTCGCAGAGGACAACGTGAGCACGAAGACCGACCGCGGTCACTTCATGACGCGGACGGAAGTGCTGTGCAGCCGGTGCGATGCGCACCTGGGGCACGTCTTCCCGGACGGTCCCCCGCCGCACGGTCTGCGGTTCTGCCTGAACTCCGCGGCGCTCAAGCTCGTTCCGCGGTTCGCGATTGATGAAAGGCGGTAA
- the gnd gene encoding phosphogluconate dehydrogenase (NAD(+)-dependent, decarboxylating), with translation MQLGMIGLGRMGANMVRRLMRNKHECVVFDMHPEAVQALVKDGAVGAASLDELVKKLAKPRAIWLMVPAAIVDRALADLTSRLDPGDIVIDGGNSYYVDDIRRAKELSAKGLHYVDVGTSGGVFGLERGYCQMIGGEPAVVKHLDPIFATLAPPIDSAPRTPGKEGPTRPAEHGYLHCGPNGAGHFVKMVHNGIEYGIMAAYAEGMNILRHANVGRREHAADAETTPLRAPEHYQYDLNVADIAEVWRRGSVVSSWLLDLTAQALGSDPDLASFAGRVSDSGEGRWTVAAAIDEGVPAPVLTAALFERFSSRGEDEYANRLLSAMRHAFGGHHEKPAAQ, from the coding sequence ATGCAACTCGGGATGATCGGTCTGGGTCGAATGGGGGCCAACATGGTTCGCCGGCTCATGCGCAACAAGCACGAGTGCGTCGTGTTCGACATGCACCCCGAAGCCGTGCAAGCGCTGGTCAAAGACGGCGCCGTCGGTGCCGCGTCGCTCGACGAATTGGTCAAGAAGCTCGCCAAACCGCGGGCGATCTGGCTCATGGTCCCCGCCGCCATCGTCGATCGCGCACTGGCCGACCTCACCTCGCGCCTCGATCCGGGCGACATCGTGATTGATGGCGGGAACTCCTACTACGTGGACGACATTCGCCGGGCCAAGGAACTGAGTGCGAAGGGGTTGCACTACGTCGATGTGGGGACGAGCGGCGGCGTGTTCGGGCTGGAGCGCGGGTACTGCCAGATGATCGGCGGCGAACCCGCGGTCGTAAAGCACCTGGACCCGATCTTCGCCACGCTCGCTCCGCCAATTGATTCGGCCCCGCGCACACCGGGGAAGGAGGGACCGACGCGCCCCGCCGAACACGGCTACTTGCACTGCGGACCGAACGGGGCCGGGCACTTCGTCAAAATGGTTCACAACGGCATCGAGTACGGGATCATGGCCGCCTATGCGGAGGGGATGAACATCCTCCGGCACGCGAACGTGGGCCGGCGCGAGCACGCGGCCGACGCGGAAACGACCCCGCTCCGCGCTCCCGAACACTATCAGTACGATCTGAACGTGGCCGATATCGCGGAAGTGTGGCGCCGCGGGAGCGTCGTCTCGTCCTGGCTGCTCGATCTGACCGCCCAGGCGCTAGGATCGGACCCGGACCTCGCGAGTTTCGCCGGCCGGGTGTCGGACTCCGGCGAGGGGCGCTGGACCGTTGCCGCGGCAATCGACGAGGGCGTTCCGGCCCCGGTGCTGACCGCAGCGCTGTTCGAGCGCTTCTCCTCGCGCGGCGAGGACGAGTACGCGAACCGGTTGCTGTCCGCGATGCGGCACGCTTTTGGCGGGCACCACGAGAAGCCCGCGGCGCAGTAG
- a CDS encoding sugar phosphate isomerase/epimerase family protein, translated as MRSLSRRDFLAASAAVGGVALLPRLVPAAEPTEVFKISLAQWSLHKAFFAKKIDALKFAEISAKEYGINGVEYVNQFYKDKKNDGAYLKDLKNVADDNKVVSVLIMCDGEGNLGDPDEKKRATAVDNHKRWAEWAKFLGCHSIRVNAASDWKKGFAETQKLAADGLRKLAELTDTLGINTIVENHGGLSSHGEWLAGVMKLVDHKRCGTLPDFGNFNIGKIEGVKETAYDRYKGVDELMPYAKGVSAKTHDFDDKGNETHTDYRKMMEIVVKKHKYSGFVGIEYEGGKIGEPEGIKATKKLLETVRAELAKK; from the coding sequence ATGCGTTCCCTCTCGCGTCGCGACTTCCTGGCTGCTTCCGCTGCGGTCGGTGGGGTCGCGCTCCTCCCGCGCCTGGTGCCCGCCGCCGAACCGACCGAAGTGTTCAAAATCTCGCTCGCGCAGTGGTCGCTGCACAAAGCATTCTTCGCGAAGAAGATCGACGCGCTCAAGTTCGCGGAGATCAGCGCGAAGGAATACGGCATCAACGGCGTCGAGTACGTCAACCAGTTCTACAAGGACAAGAAGAACGACGGCGCGTACCTCAAGGACCTGAAGAACGTCGCGGACGACAACAAAGTGGTGAGCGTCCTCATCATGTGCGACGGCGAGGGGAACCTCGGCGACCCGGACGAAAAGAAGCGCGCCACCGCGGTCGATAACCACAAGCGCTGGGCGGAGTGGGCGAAGTTCCTCGGGTGCCACAGCATCCGCGTGAACGCCGCGAGTGACTGGAAGAAGGGCTTCGCCGAAACGCAGAAGCTCGCCGCCGATGGCCTGCGCAAGCTCGCGGAACTCACCGACACGCTCGGGATCAACACCATCGTGGAGAACCACGGCGGGCTGTCGAGCCACGGCGAATGGCTCGCGGGCGTGATGAAGCTCGTGGATCACAAGCGCTGTGGAACGCTGCCGGACTTCGGCAACTTCAACATCGGCAAGATCGAAGGCGTGAAGGAAACCGCCTACGACCGCTACAAGGGCGTGGACGAGCTGATGCCCTACGCGAAGGGCGTGTCGGCCAAGACGCACGACTTCGACGACAAGGGGAACGAAACTCACACCGATTACCGCAAGATGATGGAAATCGTGGTGAAGAAGCACAAGTACTCGGGGTTCGTCGGGATCGAGTACGAGGGCGGTAAGATCGGCGAGCCCGAGGGCATCAAAGCCACGAAGAAGCTGCTAGAAACCGTTCGCGCCGAGCTCGCGAAGAAGTAA